One genomic region from Desulfurispira natronophila encodes:
- a CDS encoding CinA family nicotinamide mononucleotide deamidase-related protein: MKAAVLSIGDEILAGFILNANARTLSQMLIDEGYEVNRHLSVGDEITTIVEACYSLAEDRDLVMVTGGLGPTHDDKTMEACALAMGVETAVDKDSLERLQDFFTRRGRTMKDIHRRMATFPIGATVVPNPVGAADGFTFTLGDCQFLCMPGVPAEMNAVATFFLKHYQRNTKERCYRAQRILSLCGVPESEAALRMQGLLEGDGYKMGLLPNDSVLRIRISSQSEQSSQHAVDIAENLIRRIAPLFKPHEVFSYDNEELHVVILQELQKRNWQLALAESCTGGRLCDTIVAVSGASQTLVFGGVFYANSSKEQILKVLPDTIETHGAVSEPVAEQMAQGVCALSNAHCSIATTGVAGPDGGTDDKPVGTVCIATKVGDKVESRQYLFSGNRELIRRRASQAALIQLLRQLRDQQPSTT; the protein is encoded by the coding sequence ATGAAAGCTGCAGTACTCAGCATTGGAGATGAAATACTGGCGGGATTTATTCTTAATGCCAACGCACGCACCCTTTCACAGATGCTCATTGATGAAGGGTATGAGGTAAACCGCCACCTCAGCGTAGGTGATGAGATCACTACAATTGTAGAAGCTTGTTATTCCTTGGCCGAAGATCGTGATCTGGTCATGGTTACCGGTGGATTGGGACCTACACACGACGACAAGACTATGGAAGCTTGTGCCTTGGCAATGGGCGTAGAAACGGCCGTCGACAAAGATTCTCTGGAGCGCTTGCAGGACTTTTTCACCCGTCGTGGCAGAACCATGAAAGATATCCACCGTCGCATGGCTACCTTTCCCATTGGCGCAACAGTCGTTCCCAACCCGGTAGGTGCTGCCGATGGATTTACCTTCACCTTAGGGGACTGTCAGTTTCTTTGCATGCCTGGAGTGCCGGCTGAAATGAATGCTGTTGCCACCTTCTTTCTTAAGCACTACCAGAGAAATACCAAAGAGCGATGTTATCGTGCACAGCGCATTCTATCACTTTGTGGAGTGCCTGAGTCTGAGGCAGCTCTACGCATGCAAGGTTTACTCGAAGGTGATGGTTATAAAATGGGTCTGCTCCCTAACGACTCTGTTTTGCGAATTCGCATTAGCAGCCAAAGCGAACAGTCCTCACAGCACGCCGTAGATATAGCTGAAAACCTTATACGTCGCATTGCTCCCCTTTTTAAACCTCATGAAGTTTTCTCTTATGATAATGAAGAGCTTCATGTCGTCATACTGCAAGAGTTGCAAAAGCGCAATTGGCAGCTGGCACTGGCCGAGTCCTGCACCGGTGGTCGCCTCTGCGATACCATAGTTGCTGTCAGCGGTGCATCCCAAACCCTGGTATTTGGTGGAGTGTTCTACGCCAACTCAAGCAAAGAGCAAATACTTAAAGTACTGCCAGATACAATTGAAACCCATGGCGCTGTCAGTGAACCAGTTGCTGAGCAGATGGCTCAGGGAGTCTGCGCGCTTTCCAACGCCCACTGCAGCATAGCAACCACCGGAGTGGCTGGCCCAGATGGTGGCACAGATGACAAACCTGTAGGCACAGTCTGTATTGCCACCAAAGTCGGTGACAAGGTTGAGTCCAGACAATACCTGTTTAGTGGCAATCGGGAGCTTATTCGTCGCCGCGCTTCGCAAGCAGCACTTATTCAGTTGTTGCGCCAACTGCGAGATCAGCAGCCATCGACTACATAA
- a CDS encoding phosphatidylglycerophosphatase A family protein, which produces MKDNLINFIGTGLYSGNAPFAPGTIGTLPGIALLWLTAGLGMPWKMLIAFLLFAGGVWISNHAERLYGRKDPACVVIDEIAGVYFAGIWFVITWPVLLAIFILFRFFDIFKPFPVSTAEKLPAGWGVMMDDMAAGLYAALALWGGLALLNTIHL; this is translated from the coding sequence TGGCACTGGCTTATACTCAGGTAATGCACCATTTGCCCCTGGCACCATTGGTACCCTGCCTGGCATAGCTTTATTGTGGCTCACCGCTGGCTTAGGTATGCCATGGAAAATGCTTATTGCGTTCTTGCTTTTTGCAGGTGGTGTCTGGATCAGCAACCATGCCGAGCGACTATACGGCCGTAAAGACCCAGCCTGTGTAGTTATAGATGAAATTGCCGGAGTTTACTTTGCCGGCATATGGTTTGTAATAACCTGGCCCGTACTGCTGGCAATATTCATACTTTTTCGTTTTTTTGATATATTCAAACCATTTCCTGTATCCACCGCCGAGAAACTGCCAGCTGGTTGGGGAGTCATGATGGACGATATGGCAGCAGGACTTTATGCTGCCTTGGCACTGTGGGGCGGGCTAGCACTGCTTAATACTATACACCTGTAG